One window from the genome of Methanobrevibacter olleyae encodes:
- a CDS encoding HEAT repeat domain-containing protein, with the protein MEIKSQDVLEDLAMDNKDRYVRTIATSRITDPNILEELAYNAKYTDVRQLAFDKLDLEDNVLAEIAKFDKKGKNRLSALREIEDELILMDLCINAKDQKVRLNAIERIENNQILAEILKNSSDKKIVNIIINKENFSDEEILFNIAINNEYDKFIRVEALNKLDYDNNHEIIKEIAFNEENEHVRLAAIEKLEIEEDLIDIALNSNDSPSRIKATEKIKNEDILKEIALNDKDKFVRIEALKNINDENIIIETYIYEEDNYVRTEAIKKIDLISNLIDISIKDDDLIVAKSALNKVVSNKENYIGGDDSSDYENYLKKLAVSSKHAEISKLAVKNIETEEILVKISDESIYLDSKLEAISKIKSENILSDIAKTNSNPDIRLNTMKKIKDKEILEDISINGQFNDSRIEAISKLKNQEILVDLAQNDKDSKIREAACKNIFSINVLEDIFNSDEDKYVREVAEKRSRLLKK; encoded by the coding sequence ATGGAAATAAAATCTCAAGATGTATTAGAAGATTTAGCTATGGATAATAAAGATAGATATGTAAGAACTATCGCTACATCAAGAATAACAGACCCTAATATATTAGAAGAATTGGCATACAATGCTAAATACACTGATGTTAGACAACTAGCATTTGATAAATTAGATTTGGAAGATAATGTACTTGCTGAGATAGCTAAATTTGATAAAAAAGGAAAAAACAGGCTTTCTGCACTTCGTGAAATTGAGGATGAGCTTATCTTAATGGATCTTTGTATCAATGCAAAAGATCAAAAAGTTAGACTTAATGCAATTGAAAGAATAGAAAATAATCAAATTCTAGCTGAAATATTAAAGAACTCTTCTGATAAGAAGATAGTTAATATAATAATCAATAAAGAAAACTTCTCTGATGAAGAAATTTTATTTAATATAGCAATAAATAATGAATATGATAAATTTATTAGGGTTGAAGCTTTAAATAAGTTAGATTATGATAATAATCATGAAATAATAAAAGAAATAGCATTTAATGAAGAAAATGAACATGTACGTTTAGCTGCAATAGAAAAATTAGAAATTGAAGAGGATTTAATAGATATTGCATTAAATTCTAATGATTCCCCATCAAGAATTAAAGCAACAGAAAAAATTAAAAATGAGGACATATTAAAAGAAATTGCTCTAAATGATAAAGATAAATTTGTCAGAATCGAAGCATTGAAAAATATAAATGATGAAAATATTATCATTGAAACCTATATTTATGAAGAAGATAATTATGTTAGAACTGAAGCTATTAAAAAAATTGATTTAATAAGCAATTTAATTGATATTAGTATTAAGGATGATGATTTAATTGTAGCTAAAAGTGCTTTAAATAAAGTAGTTTCTAATAAAGAAAATTATATTGGTGGTGATGATTCATCAGATTATGAAAATTATTTAAAAAAGCTTGCAGTTTCATCAAAACATGCAGAAATTAGTAAATTAGCTGTAAAGAATATAGAAACTGAAGAAATTTTAGTAAAGATAAGTGATGAATCAATTTATTTAGATAGTAAATTGGAGGCAATATCTAAAATCAAATCTGAAAATATTTTATCAGATATTGCTAAAACTAATAGTAATCCAGATATAAGATTAAACACCATGAAAAAGATTAAAGATAAAGAAATTCTTGAGGATATTTCAATTAATGGCCAGTTTAATGATTCTCGTATTGAAGCTATTTCTAAGTTAAAAAATCAAGAAATCTTAGTTGATTTAGCTCAAAATGATAAAGA
- a CDS encoding DUF368 domain-containing protein: MGSADIVPGVSGGTIALITGIYERLIHAISCIKFSFLKPLLKGNMSDFKAKLIEEIDFELFIPLLLGIAIAFIVLAKVINYLLDTQTAYTFSFFLGLIFASAYILYTKLDGFNIKLIIITVIGILLSYIFVGLNPIATNHSLIVIFISGLIAICAMILPGISGSFLLVLLGQYQYMLNALNSRNLIEIIVFAIGAVIGILGFSRLLNYLLERYESAIMAFLIGIMLGTLRLPIMKITTTINGSWIPCVILAIIAFVLIILLESKFKKD, translated from the coding sequence ATGGGATCTGCAGATATTGTTCCAGGTGTTTCTGGAGGAACAATTGCATTAATCACTGGAATATATGAACGATTAATACATGCAATAAGCTGTATAAAATTTAGTTTTTTAAAACCATTATTAAAAGGGAATATGTCTGATTTTAAAGCAAAATTAATTGAAGAAATTGATTTTGAACTGTTTATTCCCTTATTATTAGGTATTGCTATTGCATTTATTGTATTAGCTAAAGTTATTAATTATTTACTTGACACTCAAACTGCATATACTTTTTCATTCTTTTTAGGATTAATATTCGCTTCTGCATATATATTATACACTAAATTAGATGGATTTAACATTAAATTAATAATCATTACAGTAATTGGAATCCTTCTTTCATATATATTCGTAGGTTTAAATCCAATTGCTACAAACCATAGCTTAATTGTAATATTTATTTCTGGTCTTATAGCAATATGTGCAATGATTTTACCTGGAATATCTGGATCTTTCTTATTAGTACTTCTTGGGCAATATCAATATATGTTAAATGCTCTAAATTCAAGAAATCTTATAGAAATTATAGTATTTGCTATTGGGGCAGTAATAGGAATTTTAGGATTTTCCAGACTATTAAATTATTTACTTGAAAGATATGAATCTGCTATAATGGCATTTTTAATTGGTATAATGCTTGGAACATTAAGATTACCTATAATGAAAATTACAACAACTATTAATGGTTCTTGGATTCCTTGTGTTATTTTAGCTATTATAGCTTTTGTATTAATTATCCTTTTAGAGAGTAAATTCAAAAAAGACTAA
- a CDS encoding Ig-like domain-containing protein — translation MTEHSLKITENAILRSSGENNSAINQNTDNPNITNTSLGVSKEKTSISLKSTSVLRGTSLYVYLKDNAGNPLSGKNIILTFANKKFTKVTDKNGGISLKISSASTGKYAVKVNFNGDNDYFSSNKDFTVNVYRLNTKITISSKSIARGTYLYAYLKDSSGKAISGQKITIKHKGKTFRKTTNSKGRVSLKINSLSGKYSTKIKFAGSTSYLASSNSFTMSVYKQKTNIAVDSTSVVRGKYLYAYLKNSKGNPLASKKIVIRFNGKPFYKTTNKDGRVSLKINSKAGSYSTKITYAGSGYYKSSSKSFKLKSYIAKTKINIENSSVVRGKYFYAHLKDSSNKALSNEKVVITFGSTKYRKTTDSKGKVGLKINANPNDYSVNVKYAGSTSYKSSSKSLTLKVLTNATAKIIVKSSTPGEYTVKITDMNGNPLANQTVTITTYKGNQSAGSGVGVTKKTIVLNSDNIYNKEKDIKLLNDIASILKSNGYNVIVNKEIGPNAHSGSDIKGKYKNSTIFCIFSGVCAGTLVDMSANWYKYYLNKYDNQVKIGIFSPTTKINLATEDWLNKAHDDDFSGLTGLENPGTYVNKNGMDYVYGYTASEMANNFLKYAANGLSIGKDNTLPCIVEKYTVTTDENGLATISGLTSGNYKITTSYSNTALGYIADTVTTTLSV, via the coding sequence ATGACAGAACATTCTCTAAAAATCACAGAAAATGCTATTTTACGTAGCAGTGGTGAAAATAACAGTGCTATTAATCAAAATACAGATAATCCTAATATTACAAATACTTCATTAGGAGTATCTAAAGAAAAAACTAGTATTTCTCTAAAAAGCACATCTGTTTTAAGAGGTACAAGTTTATATGTATACTTAAAGGATAATGCTGGAAATCCTTTGTCTGGCAAAAATATTATATTAACTTTTGCAAATAAAAAATTTACAAAAGTTACAGACAAAAATGGTGGAATTTCTTTAAAAATAAGTTCTGCTAGTACAGGAAAATATGCTGTAAAAGTTAATTTTAATGGAGATAATGATTATTTCTCTTCTAATAAAGATTTTACAGTTAATGTCTATAGATTAAATACTAAGATAACAATTTCAAGCAAATCTATAGCAAGAGGAACTTATTTATATGCATATCTAAAAGACAGTTCTGGAAAAGCAATTTCAGGACAAAAGATAACAATAAAACACAAAGGTAAAACATTTAGAAAAACTACTAATAGTAAAGGTAGAGTAAGCTTAAAAATTAATTCACTATCAGGCAAATATTCTACTAAAATTAAATTTGCAGGTTCTACCTCTTATTTAGCAAGTAGTAATTCATTTACCATGAGTGTTTATAAGCAAAAAACAAATATTGCTGTTGATAGTACCTCAGTTGTTAGAGGTAAATATTTATATGCATATTTAAAAAATTCTAAAGGTAATCCATTAGCTTCTAAAAAAATAGTAATTAGATTTAATGGCAAACCTTTCTATAAAACTACTAATAAGGATGGCAGAGTTAGTCTTAAGATTAATTCAAAGGCAGGTTCTTATTCAACTAAGATCACTTATGCAGGATCTGGATACTATAAATCTAGTTCTAAATCCTTTAAATTAAAATCTTATATTGCAAAAACTAAGATTAATATTGAAAATAGTTCTGTAGTTAGAGGAAAATATTTCTATGCACACTTAAAAGATAGTTCTAATAAAGCATTATCTAATGAAAAAGTTGTAATAACCTTTGGTAGCACTAAATATAGAAAAACTACTGATTCCAAAGGTAAAGTAGGATTAAAGATTAATGCAAATCCTAATGATTATTCAGTTAATGTGAAATATGCTGGATCTACTAGTTATAAGTCAAGTAGTAAATCTTTAACTCTTAAAGTATTAACTAATGCAACTGCTAAAATTATTGTAAAATCTTCAACTCCTGGTGAATATACAGTTAAAATAACTGATATGAATGGTAATCCTCTTGCAAACCAAACTGTAACTATAACTACATATAAAGGTAATCAATCTGCAGGATCTGGAGTGGGAGTTACTAAAAAAACTATAGTGCTTAATTCAGATAATATTTACAATAAGGAAAAAGATATTAAACTTTTAAATGATATAGCTAGTATTCTTAAAAGTAATGGATATAACGTTATAGTTAATAAAGAAATAGGTCCTAATGCCCATAGTGGTTCTGATATTAAAGGAAAATACAAAAATTCCACTATATTTTGTATATTTAGTGGAGTTTGTGCTGGTACATTAGTAGATATGTCTGCTAATTGGTACAAATATTATCTTAATAAATATGATAACCAAGTTAAAATTGGTATTTTCTCCCCAACTACAAAAATTAATTTAGCTACTGAAGATTGGCTTAATAAAGCTCATGATGATGATTTCAGTGGTCTTACTGGGCTTGAAAATCCTGGAACTTACGTTAATAAAAATGGTATGGACTATGTTTATGGATATACTGCAAGTGAAATGGCTAATAATTTCCTTAAATATGCTGCTAACGGATTAAGTATTGGTAAAGATAATACTTTACCTTGTATTGTAGAAAAATATACTGTAACTACTGATGAAAATGGTTTAGCTACCATATCTGGATTAACTTCTGGAAACTATAAGATAACAACATCTTATTCAAATACTGCATTAGGTTATATTGCTGATACAGTTACTACAACTTTAAGTGTTTAA
- a CDS encoding DUF3320 domain-containing protein, translating into MQFRTPSKNNTISNKDIEKEFKNLRKELLDLTLRNPLLSFKARNRNLNIINQSPMNVYKILVLENKKMYFSANKKETKKSKAHAFIDQTKEFLSSETDKTLKANLTPSELQKRLFYIDQQSKTMLQEQGYNILYIALGFIEWVDKKKPRQKNLAPLILIPVAMERKKVGNSFSLSWTGEDIQNNISIQAKLREAGIELPKFEQTSYIEGVNQYLLEVKKAIKAFGKWDIKDDVALGFFSFTKFVMYNDLNPESWHKDVDLTKNELIQAIFNPSKNVYDDTFEEEDVDEKLHYKTMYQVLDADSSQIAAIENVKAGHNLVVEGPPGTGKSQTIVNLIAELIAEGKTVLFVSEKMAALEVVKSRLDSVGLGKFVLELHSHKTRRKQLLKNLKKATNVRATRDLKLDQTLRKLENLRNQLDEYAEIIHSPVAKVNLSPFELYGMKESSEDYFARKNKLLPLVRFNDAENLSIKDLDDIIISLENLAELYSTISKNNPWSYCNPKSLLPGDLREIELLIRDSLESLANFRFEMDIINEIYGIKIPNTLKEYEDSITALNILNSESANLVDSSILLSKVWFNNPQKSLELIRLLEHYQHASGLFNKFTDYLLLADLDRIIFDLEKDLNKKFRLFGGNSHKEELYKLYNANVPSDKEALNDLIKVRNHIKIRQSLKDNEEIARAYFGDLWSKNADINELKQVANWMNKFVYLISNGTFTKNTVKILSNELLHNSIDSGIEEYVEKGNKFYENLKKLESKLNPRSKIIFKKETEDVPFDKWENQLNKWKGQLSSLHLWSQYSNTKKACMNTEASLFIKAIEKRNIKKDDVKPLVLGNFADSLLNIVFNENDTLATFIGELHENRIGEFKDLDRKIINLNRKRIFNKLNNQIPKIYGATNDPEAKVLAGEFTRKSGHLPVRTLLEKAGGTIKKIKPVFMMSPLSIAQYLDPTNPKLEFDVVIFDEASQVKPEDALGAFMRGKTAVVMGDTQQLPPTSFFDQMTDSESGEEVATALDMESILHLCKLSFPVKMLKWHYRSRHESLINISNKEFYDNELLVYPSPSHNDLELGLKFHYNPNTAYHRGEGSANPLEAKDLVKEIFKHFEKHGDKKSLGVGTFSVAQKNAILEELEIERKAHPEFEPLFSDKREERFFVKNLETIQGDERDVILISVGYGYDTEGKMSLNFGPLNQDGGERRLNVLITRAREKCVVFTNFRAHDIHLTANPPFGVKSLQSFLEYAESLSLNQFIDEEEYEEAPFEDAIYNFISENGYQVDKKVGCAGFRVDLAIIDPDNPGKYILGIQCDGNNYASSKVARDRDRLREQVLNGLGWNIYHIWSTDWYRNRDLARAKLLESIESTIINTKVLNLKKKISDVESMKINPVTTVVLDNSSEDGIDNDKTKKDQINEIKEKSPKDREKDDLINRYLEDFDEELNKNLNENSDYDVELNKNLNENSDYDENSDAIDESSNIDNSNDINDYDDSYNDDSNDINDYDNSDEDDSSEIDNSSDLENSSTLDDSNDYNNKFKEFNEEEKEEENDNLSDFDEKSKAINENSNEDKSFDNSGIVEGEFKLKDDLSKSNETKQYNLNNKQNKNNINHANDINHQNSQNNKAKSLMNRLKDIGDEISINFQNNDSQSSKKHQKVQSEQVNKKPKNISKEENIKEKPKKELNEELIEEISVNSTDELNLNNTNNNTNNNTNTDVNENVNIYEEDIINNNHGSIENTSEDILEEINNEYLNNNKSEGNENMRGYRAPRRKKKEESFDESPDVIVPISAEKRNNQINSYDENLDYISPIKENEHDGLKDKRKSKNLSNEDDDSIHEYYSESNLNQKINKSPKSDSTDSNNPYYYSAVGIENALKKNAVQYPKNDDRNKIGIAGTVNSLKNEMLYLKASMDEIENPSEREMVYVIDRSADDEFFKDPNDSYNETVIAEGSQTNPYENKEYYNDNYSEERYNSQYQKTYDNSSTSEDNHQSLFNSKKHEYLDKIEEYTNSATDDDSYIEFSENDYMEIENEAIIPINSTANQENTIYQDSREALSEFREDTVPIDSSQPNINESISDSEDLIDGIEIDDDLFEDIISDIGQGYQDLENERNKEANVLSAVDNTRLTPSGELNDYIEEYSEIQDIIIKSSSEIYDDEKKLATAVMDIVAVEGPVHVDIVIRRLRESCGLSRAGTKFKNAIFEAINRNEAHLNLIRENDFLFMDYDSIKLRKRVKPNIDLISEVEIEKAVDLVLSFEKSLKVNDLAKKVSRAFGFKSTSKKTSNKITLVIDAMIGKGILINNNGKIEFR; encoded by the coding sequence ATGCAATTTAGAACACCATCAAAAAATAACACTATATCTAATAAAGATATTGAGAAGGAGTTTAAGAATCTAAGAAAAGAACTCTTAGACTTAACTTTAAGAAACCCTCTTCTTAGTTTTAAAGCAAGAAATAGGAATCTCAATATTATCAATCAATCACCTATGAATGTATATAAAATCCTTGTTTTAGAAAATAAAAAAATGTATTTCTCTGCTAATAAAAAAGAGACTAAAAAATCTAAAGCTCATGCTTTCATTGACCAAACTAAAGAATTTTTATCCTCAGAAACAGATAAAACATTAAAAGCTAATTTAACTCCAAGTGAGCTTCAGAAAAGATTATTTTATATTGACCAGCAATCTAAAACTATGCTTCAAGAACAAGGTTATAATATTCTTTATATAGCTCTTGGTTTTATAGAATGGGTTGATAAGAAAAAGCCAAGACAAAAGAATTTAGCTCCCCTTATTCTTATTCCAGTAGCTATGGAACGTAAGAAAGTAGGAAATTCCTTTTCTTTATCTTGGACTGGGGAAGATATACAAAATAATATTTCTATACAAGCTAAATTACGTGAAGCAGGTATTGAATTACCTAAATTTGAGCAAACATCTTATATTGAAGGTGTAAATCAATATTTACTAGAGGTTAAAAAGGCAATTAAAGCATTTGGCAAATGGGATATAAAAGATGATGTAGCTTTAGGATTCTTCTCATTTACAAAATTTGTTATGTATAATGACTTAAATCCTGAAAGTTGGCATAAAGATGTGGACTTAACTAAAAATGAGTTGATTCAAGCTATATTTAATCCTAGCAAAAATGTTTATGACGATACCTTTGAAGAAGAAGATGTTGATGAAAAATTACACTATAAAACTATGTATCAGGTATTAGATGCAGATTCTTCACAAATTGCAGCAATAGAAAATGTAAAAGCAGGTCATAACTTAGTTGTAGAAGGTCCTCCAGGAACTGGTAAATCACAAACTATCGTAAACTTAATAGCTGAGCTTATTGCTGAAGGTAAAACAGTTCTTTTCGTTAGTGAAAAGATGGCTGCATTGGAAGTTGTAAAAAGCAGGCTAGATAGTGTAGGTCTTGGAAAATTTGTATTGGAGCTACATTCCCATAAAACAAGAAGGAAACAATTATTAAAAAATCTTAAAAAAGCAACTAATGTAAGAGCAACAAGAGATTTAAAACTAGATCAAACTCTTAGAAAACTTGAAAATTTACGTAATCAATTAGATGAATATGCCGAGATTATTCATTCACCAGTAGCTAAGGTAAATCTTAGCCCATTTGAATTATATGGTATGAAAGAGTCTTCAGAAGATTATTTCGCTCGTAAAAATAAATTATTGCCGTTAGTTAGATTTAATGATGCTGAAAATTTATCAATAAAAGATTTAGATGATATAATCATATCATTAGAGAATTTAGCAGAACTATATTCAACTATTTCTAAGAATAATCCTTGGAGTTACTGTAATCCAAAAAGTTTACTTCCTGGAGATCTAAGAGAAATAGAATTATTAATTAGAGATAGTTTAGAGTCTTTAGCTAACTTTAGATTTGAAATGGATATAATCAATGAAATTTATGGTATTAAAATACCAAATACTCTAAAAGAATATGAAGATTCAATTACAGCATTAAATATTTTAAATAGTGAAAGTGCTAACTTAGTAGACAGTTCTATTTTACTTTCTAAAGTATGGTTCAATAATCCTCAGAAATCTTTAGAACTGATTAGATTGCTAGAGCATTATCAGCATGCTTCAGGATTATTTAATAAATTTACAGATTATTTACTTCTTGCAGATTTAGATAGGATAATCTTTGATTTAGAAAAAGATTTAAATAAAAAGTTCCGTTTATTTGGTGGAAATTCTCATAAAGAAGAGCTTTATAAACTTTATAATGCTAATGTTCCTAGTGATAAAGAGGCTTTAAATGATTTAATTAAAGTACGTAATCATATAAAAATTAGACAAAGCCTAAAAGATAATGAAGAAATTGCTAGAGCATATTTTGGTGATTTATGGAGTAAAAATGCAGATATCAATGAATTAAAACAAGTTGCAAATTGGATGAATAAATTTGTTTATCTTATATCTAATGGTACTTTCACTAAAAATACTGTTAAAATACTTTCAAATGAGCTTTTACATAATAGTATTGATTCAGGTATAGAGGAATATGTTGAAAAAGGTAATAAATTCTATGAAAATCTTAAAAAATTAGAATCTAAATTAAATCCAAGAAGTAAAATTATCTTTAAAAAGGAAACGGAAGATGTGCCATTTGATAAATGGGAAAACCAATTAAACAAATGGAAAGGGCAATTATCAAGTCTTCACTTGTGGTCACAGTATTCAAATACGAAAAAAGCATGTATGAATACAGAGGCATCATTATTTATTAAGGCTATTGAAAAAAGAAATATTAAAAAAGATGATGTAAAACCCTTAGTTCTAGGTAATTTTGCTGATAGTTTACTTAATATTGTATTTAATGAAAATGATACTTTAGCAACCTTTATTGGAGAATTGCATGAAAATCGTATTGGTGAATTTAAAGACTTAGATAGAAAAATCATTAACCTTAATAGAAAAAGAATATTTAATAAATTAAATAATCAAATCCCTAAAATATATGGTGCTACAAATGATCCTGAAGCTAAAGTATTAGCTGGGGAATTTACAAGAAAAAGTGGTCATTTACCTGTTAGAACTCTTCTTGAAAAGGCAGGAGGAACAATTAAAAAGATTAAACCAGTATTTATGATGAGTCCATTATCAATTGCACAATATCTTGATCCTACTAATCCAAAATTAGAATTCGATGTTGTAATTTTTGATGAAGCAAGTCAAGTTAAACCTGAGGATGCATTAGGTGCATTTATGAGAGGTAAAACAGCAGTTGTTATGGGTGATACTCAACAATTACCTCCAACAAGCTTCTTTGATCAAATGACTGATAGTGAAAGTGGAGAAGAAGTTGCTACAGCATTGGATATGGAAAGCATTCTTCATTTGTGTAAATTATCATTCCCAGTTAAAATGCTTAAATGGCATTATAGAAGCCGTCATGAGTCTTTAATTAATATATCAAATAAAGAATTTTATGATAATGAATTATTAGTTTATCCTTCTCCCTCCCATAATGATTTAGAATTAGGTTTAAAATTCCATTATAATCCCAATACTGCATATCATAGAGGTGAAGGTTCTGCTAACCCACTTGAAGCAAAAGATCTAGTTAAGGAAATATTTAAACACTTTGAAAAACATGGTGATAAAAAGAGTTTAGGTGTAGGTACTTTCTCTGTTGCTCAAAAAAATGCAATCTTAGAAGAATTGGAGATTGAAAGGAAAGCACACCCTGAATTTGAACCATTATTCTCTGATAAAAGGGAAGAAAGGTTCTTTGTTAAAAACCTTGAAACTATTCAAGGAGATGAGAGAGATGTTATATTAATTAGTGTTGGATATGGATATGATACAGAAGGAAAAATGTCTTTAAACTTTGGTCCTTTAAACCAAGATGGAGGAGAAAGGCGTTTGAATGTACTTATTACAAGAGCAAGAGAAAAATGTGTAGTATTTACTAATTTTAGAGCCCATGACATTCATTTAACTGCAAATCCACCATTCGGTGTAAAATCCTTACAAAGTTTCTTAGAATATGCTGAAAGCTTGTCACTTAATCAATTCATTGATGAAGAGGAATATGAAGAGGCTCCATTTGAGGATGCTATATATAATTTCATATCTGAAAATGGTTATCAAGTTGATAAAAAAGTTGGTTGTGCAGGTTTCAGAGTTGATTTAGCAATCATAGATCCTGATAATCCTGGAAAATATATTTTAGGTATTCAATGTGATGGCAATAATTATGCTTCTAGTAAAGTAGCTAGAGATAGGGATAGATTAAGAGAACAAGTTTTAAATGGTTTAGGTTGGAATATTTATCATATTTGGTCTACAGATTGGTATAGAAATAGGGATTTAGCAAGAGCTAAATTATTAGAAAGTATAGAATCAACTATAATTAATACTAAAGTTCTAAATTTAAAGAAAAAGATTAGTGATGTTGAATCAATGAAGATCAATCCAGTTACTACAGTTGTTCTTGATAATAGTAGTGAAGATGGTATTGATAATGATAAAACAAAGAAAGACCAGATAAATGAAATTAAAGAAAAATCACCAAAAGATAGAGAAAAAGATGATTTAATTAATAGATATTTAGAAGATTTTGATGAGGAATTAAATAAAAATCTTAATGAAAATTCTGATTATGATGTGGAATTAAATAAAAATCTTAATGAAAATTCTGATTATGATGAGAATTCTGATGCTATAGATGAATCTAGTAATATAGATAATTCTAATGATATAAATGATTATGATGATTCATATAATGATGATTCTAATGATATAAATGATTATGATAATTCAGATGAGGATGATTCTAGTGAAATAGATAATTCATCTGATTTAGAAAACTCTTCAACTCTTGATGATTCCAATGATTATAACAATAAATTTAAAGAGTTTAACGAAGAAGAAAAAGAAGAAGAAAATGATAATCTATCTGATTTTGATGAAAAATCTAAAGCAATTAATGAAAATTCTAATGAAGATAAATCTTTTGATAATTCTGGAATAGTTGAGGGGGAATTTAAACTAAAAGATGATTTATCAAAGTCTAATGAAACTAAGCAATATAATTTAAATAATAAACAAAATAAAAATAATATAAATCATGCAAATGATATAAATCATCAGAATAGTCAGAATAATAAAGCTAAATCTTTAATGAATAGGTTAAAGGATATTGGTGATGAGATATCTATTAATTTCCAAAACAATGATTCTCAATCTAGTAAAAAACATCAAAAAGTTCAAAGCGAACAAGTAAATAAAAAGCCTAAAAATATTTCTAAAGAAGAAAATATCAAAGAAAAACCTAAAAAAGAGCTAAATGAAGAATTGATAGAAGAAATAAGTGTTAATTCTACAGATGAATTAAATCTTAATAATACTAATAATAATACTAATAATAATACTAATACTGATGTAAATGAAAATGTAAATATTTATGAAGAAGATATTATAAATAATAATCATGGAAGTATAGAAAATACTTCAGAAGATATACTAGAAGAAATAAATAATGAATATTTAAATAATAATAAATCTGAAGGTAATGAAAATATGAGAGGATATAGGGCTCCGAGAAGAAAGAAAAAAGAAGAATCTTTTGATGAATCTCCAGATGTTATTGTTCCTATTAGTGCTGAAAAGAGAAATAATCAAATCAATTCTTATGATGAGAATCTAGATTATATATCTCCTATTAAAGAAAATGAACATGATGGATTAAAGGACAAAAGAAAATCAAAGAATCTATCTAATGAAGATGATGATTCTATTCATGAATATTATTCAGAATCTAATCTAAATCAAAAGATAAATAAAAGTCCCAAATCAGATTCAACTGATTCTAATAATCCTTATTATTATAGTGCTGTAGGAATTGAAAATGCTCTTAAAAAGAATGCTGTTCAGTATCCAAAAAACGATGATAGGAATAAAATTGGCATTGCAGGAACTGTAAATAGTCTTAAAAATGAAATGCTTTACTTAAAAGCTTCAATGGATGAAATAGAAAATCCTTCTGAAAGAGAAATGGTTTATGTTATTGATCGCTCTGCAGATGATGAATTCTTTAAAGACCCCAACGATTCTTATAACGAAACAGTAATAGCTGAAGGTTCTCAAACTAATCCGTATGAAAATAAAGAGTATTATAATGATAATTATTCTGAAGAAAGATATAATTCACAGTATCAAAAGACTTATGATAATAGTTCCACTTCAGAAGATAATCATCAATCATTATTTAATTCTAAAAAGCATGAATACTTAGATAAAATTGAAGAATACACAAATAGTGCTACTGATGATGATTCTTATATTGAATTTTCTGAAAATGATTATATGGAAATCGAAAATGAAGCTATAATTCCTATTAATTCAACTGCTAATCAGGAAAATACCATTTATCAAGATAGCAGAGAGGCTTTATCTGAGTTTAGAGAAGATACTGTCCCTATAGACTCATCCCAACCTAATATAAATGAATCTATTTCAGATAGTGAAGATTTGATTGATGGTATAGAAATTGATGATGATCTATTTGAGGATATTATTAGTGATATCGGACAAGGTTATCAAGATTTAGAAAATGAAAGAAATAAAGAAGCTAATGTTCTTAGTGCTGTAGATAATACAAGATTAACCCCATCTGGTGAATTAAATGATTATATTGAAGAATATAGTGAAATTCAAGATATAATTATCAAAAGTTCATCTGAAATTTACGATGATGAGAAGAAATTGGCAACTGCTGTTATGGATATAGTAGCTGTAGAAGGGCCTGTTCATGTAGATATAGTTATTCGTAGATTAAGAGAAAGTTGTGGATTATCTCGTGCAGGTACTAAGTTTAAAAATGCAATATTTGAAGCAATCAATCGTAATGAGGCTCATCTTAATTTAATCAGAGAAAATGATTTCTTATTTATGGACTATGATTCTATAAAGCTAAGAAAAAGAGTTAAACCAAATATAGATTTAATTTCAGAGGTTGAAATAGAAAAAGCTGTCGATTTAGTTTTAAGCTTTGAAAAATCCTTAAAAGTCAATGATTTAGCTAAAAAAGTCTCTAGAGCATTTGGTTTTAAATCTACATCTAAGAAGACTTCAAATAAAATCACATTAGTGATTGATGCAATGATCGGAAAAGGAATTTTAATTAATAATAATGGTAAAATAGAATTTAGATAA